A segment of the Hallerella succinigenes genome:
TCGGTACCTGCGATGAATGCGAAAAACATTTTCCCGAAGGATTCGATTGAGATTACCTATGACAAGCCTGTGGCGGATTCCGTGCTTGATTCGCTCCGTCGGGTGCTTGTTCTTGTGCAGAATCAGGATACGCTTCCGGTGCGCGTTTTGCGCAAGGATCCGGTTCGCTTTATGGTGTACGGCGATGAATTCTTCTTGACCGATGCGAAGGTGGAACTCCTGGAACGCTATGCGGATTCGACGCTTTCTTCGCCGGATTCGATGACGGGAATTCGTGATACCATCGTGACGAAGAAGACGCGTGTCTGGGTAAAGTTTGAAACAGTTCCGAAGCTTCAGTTGGCGTCGCTTTCGGGAAAAATTCCGGGAGGCTCGACGGATACGCGCGTGCGCATTCGAAAGGTGGACTCGGATCGATTTACCACGGTGACTTGTGCGCTGAATGGATCTTTCCAAATGGATGATTTGACGGAAGGAAAGTACCTGATGGAATACTTCCGTACCAAGGATTCTTTGGATGTTCCGTACGCGGGCAAGCTCTTCCAGTTTGAATATGGAATGCCGTGGCGCGCCTTGGCAGATACGCTTGTGATTGAGCGAGGCGCAAATGTGTTAGAAGCTGATTTGAAAGGACTCTGATGAAACCGAACGTGTACATTGCCTTGGATTTGGAGACGACCGGGCTGGATTTTGAAAACGATGAAATTATAGAAGTGGCTTTGGAAAGGTTCGAAAATGGAGAGCCTGTTGAAAGCAAAGATTTTTTGATTAAGCCGAAGCAGACGCTTCGCCCGTTTATTGCATCGCTCACGGGTATTTCGGATGCGGATCTGAAGGACGCTCCGGACTTTGCGTCTGTTGCAGGTCAGATTCGACAGTTTATCGGCGACTATCCGCTGGTCGCTCACAATGCGCAGTTCGATTCCAAGTTCTTGAAGAATACCTTCGGCAAGGTCGGCGTTTCGATCGATTCGAATCCGGTTCTCGACACTCTTATCCTTTCGCGTATCGCTTACCGTCGAATTCCCAATCACAAGCTCGAAACCTTGGTGAAGTATCTGAACATTCCGCGTGAACGGGCGCACCGCGCTCTCCCGGATGCAGACGCCTGCGGAAAGCTTTTTTGGATGGCGCTTTTGGAAATTGAAAAGATGGATTCCTTTGTGCGTCATCACCTGGCACGCCTTGCTAAGGGAACCTCTTGGGAAAGCATCTTTGACGACTGCGTTCCGGATCACGAAAAGCTCACCCCTTTAGAACCGGAAACGGTCACTTCGCCGCTGTCTTCCAAGGAACGCTTACCGCGTGTGAGCGAGTTCTTTGAAAAGGGCGGCAAGCTTTCGCAAGTCATCGAAAATTACTCTCCGCGCTCTTCGCAACTCGACTACGCAGAAATCGTGGAACGCAATATGCACAAGGGTGGACTTTCGATTCTCGAAGCGGGCACCGGCATGGGAAAGACTTTGGCCTACCTCGTTCCGGCAGCGCTCAAGGCTGCCACCGGTGAACGTGTTGTCATCAGCACGGCGACGCGAACCCTCGAAGAACAGCTTTGCCAGCACGATTACCCGGCGATTGCTCCGCTTTTTGGAAATCGCGTTTCCCCGGTCGTTTTGAAGGGCCGCGGCAATTACATTTGCCTGCGCAAGTTCGAAGAACATTTGATGTCTCCGGATGTGTTGCTCGCTCCCGATGAACGGGAATCCTTTATGACGCTCCTTCCGTGGATTGAACATACCAAAACGGGAGACGGCAACGAAAATACCGGTTTTAACCTTTCCCGCAACCGCTTGCTGTGGAGTAAATTTTCGAGCGATGCTTCGACGTGCCTCGGCGAAAAATGCCCGTTCTACGACAAATGCTTTGGTTTGAATGCGCGCCGCCAGGCGGCCAAGGCGAACCTGCTTTTTATCAATCATTCGCTCTTCCTTTCGGATCTTGCGCTGGACTTTGCGCTGCTCCCGACTTACGATCATATCGTATTCGATGAAGCGCATCGCCTGCCGACGATGAGTCACATGACCTTTGGCAAAATGGTGCGATTCTTCCGTCTGCGAAACATAACGAAGATTCTGGTTCACCCGAAGGCTCAGGACAAGGGTCTTGTCGCGGAACTCGAAACGCTCCTTTCCAAAGCGAATGCAGAAGCTTCGCTTTTGGATGCCTGTGCAAAACTTCGCGAAGCGACGGTCGAATGTGAAAAGGCGCTTCACCGTTTCTTCTTGAAGCTTGGCAAAAAGGTCTTTAAGCACAAGCCGGACGGTTTCCGCTTTGCCAAGGGAATCCTTGCGGAATACGATACGGATCCGCGCCCGGTTCTTGACTCTTGCAATACGGTGAAGGCGATTTCGGAAGATATTTCTTCGAAGCTCCGCGAAAATTCTGCCTTTGTGCTCGTTGCGCGAAATCTCGAAGGCGCTGCGATGGATATCGGACGCTTTGCCGAAGACTTTGGATTCATTACGCAGGCGGGCAAGGAAGACTGGGTCTTTTACATGGAAGAACCGGGCAATCCGCATACGGCAATCCTTCGCGCAATTCCACTGTACCCGGGCAACAACTGGTCCGAAAAGTTCTATCCGTGGATCAAAAGCGCAACGTTCACCTCGGCGACGCTTTCGCTGCAGGGATCTTTTGACTATTACGAACAGCGTATGGGCATGCATAGCCCGAGCCTTGCAAAAACAAAGACTCCTTTTGTGCGCACGTACCCGTCTGCATTCGACGTGAATGCAAAACGCCGGGTGATTATCGCAGACTTTTTGCCAAAGCCGAATACATCGGATTTCCAAAAGGCACTCGACGTCACCTTGGCGGAAATCTTGCCCGAAAACAAGAAGAATGCCCTTGTGCTTTTTACAAGCATCGTGAGCATGAACAAGGTGCACGACGCTTTGGCACCGTGCTTTGCAGAAAAGAATAAGCTCCTGCTCTGCCAGAATTTAGATGGAGGCATGGATAGCCTTGTAGAAATGTTCCGCAAAAAACGCGAAGCATGTTTGCTTGGCTGTCAGGTATTCTGGGAAGGCATCGATTTGCCGGATAACGCACTCGAACTTTTGGTGATTCCAAAGCTCCCGTTCCCGAATCCGTCGGATCCTTTGATTGCAAGCCTTGCCGATAAAATGAAGGAACGTAACGAGAATTCGTTCAAGAACCTTTATATTCCGGAAGCACTGCTTGAATTGCGCCAGGGTTTGGGGAGGCTGATTCGCAGTGAATCCGATACCGGAACGGCTTTGTTCTTCGATAACCGTTTGGTCCACGAAGCCTATGGCAAGAGCTTTACACGCCTTTGGGATGCAAAGCATGAAGTGGCGCACAACTTGGAAGAATTAAAGTCCCTTCTCGGTCTATAAGACCGTATAGTTTTCTATCTTTGGCCTCTGCTTGTTGGAGAACTTATGCTCGCTGTTAAAGATTTTTTAAACGAAATGCCCAAATCTCAGCTGAAAGAGCTGCATGCGAAGGCGTTCTGTTCTAAAGGCTTGCTGAACAACGCTAAAATTCTTTCGGAAACGAACACGTTCTTTACCGATACCGCTCGGTTCGAAACCTTCTATACGTCTTTGGAACCGTGGAAAAAACTTTGCTTGTTCTTGATTTACCATAGTGAAAATCGTGGTTTGGAAATGAATGAACTTCGCTTGGTGGCACCTGCTAACAAGCGTGAAGAACTGGAGACATTCCTTCTCGATTGTGCCAAGAACCTTTATATTTGGCGTTCCCGCACCGAAAAGAATACTTACGTCTATTTTGGTTTTGACGACTTTTTGAAGGGCATCCTTCTTTCTCCGGAAAATCCGGTAGATGAAAAGGCCCGCTTCTTCAGCTACGAAGATATGCTGGTTTGGCACCTTTGCCAAATGCTCTCTTTTGCGCGTCTCGGAAAGATGAAGATGAACGGCACGGGTAATTTGCACCGTCGTTCGATGCAGATCTGCGAAGAATCCTTTAAGTATTCAAGGCAGCTTTCTCCGGATGCCGTGCGTGAAGAATGTACGCTCCTTCTTGAATTTCTTTCGTCCCATAATTGGATTGAACAGCGCGGTATGGACCTTCTCGTGACCGATGAAGCGTTCGAATTTTTGAAGCACAACGGTTTCCGCCTGAAGAATGAAATTCTGGAATGGTGGATCAAGCGGCGCTTTCACGGCGAAGACGAGTTTTTTAAGCATGTATTGTTCTCGATCAAGCGTAACGCATCGGCGGTGAATGCTCAGCGCATTCTTTGGACTCTCGATCCGACATTCCGTTTGACGCTTACGACGAATGAAATTTACTGGTCTTCGATGCCGAAGCCGCTTGCGGAACTTTGGCTCATGGGCATGGTGGAATTCTCGGCGAATGCAGGTGCGATTACTGCAATCCGCTTGAGCGACTGGGCCAAGGATTGGCTTTCGGCAACGGCGGCTCCAATGCTCGGTGCGCAGATTTCAACGCTTCCGAACTTTGAAATGATCATTTCGGTCAAGAGCGCTCCGCGCGTTCTCTTTATGTCGGCGTGCCTTGCCGATGTGCAGAACGATGAACCTTACTTGCGTTTTTCGATTTCCCGCGACACGTTTTTGAATGGTCTTAAAACCGGATTTAGCCGTGAAACGACGGAAAGCTTTGAAGGCTGGATCAGCGCTCCTCCTAACGTTCAAGAAGCGATGCGAGAATGGTCTTCTTGCTATTACGATTCTTCGTTCAGCTCGGTTCGGTTGTTAAAGATCGACAATGGGGAAGTGCGTGAAGCTCTCACCGTATTCCCGCAGTTCATGGAAATGGTGAACGAAGCGATTCCGGGTTACGGTTTTTTGATCAAGCAGGAATGCGAACCGAAGATCCGTGAACTTTTGAAGCACTACGGTTTGGAACCGGCTAACCCAGTGAATGAAGCGCCGGTGGAACAGTTTCACAATACCGATTGGAACAAGGCTTTCTGGTTGCGTTGGACTCCGGAAGGAACACCGGATTCCGCTTTCAAACCGGAAACGGACGGCTCTACGGTTTCGGCAGCGCTGGGCACGACCAAGTACGGTGGCGATTTCCAAAAGTTCGCCATGGTGGATCTTTTCAAGGTGTTGCGCTACGCCCGGTCCACGAACGGCTCAATCGAAGCCCGTCTTTCGCAGAAGCCGCTCGATAAGAACATGAAGCTCCCGAAGCTTCCGCCGGAGATCCGTTTTAAGGTCGAAGCTTTGCATTTTTCGAAGGTGCCGTTTGTGGCGAAAATCACGCTCGAACCGAGCGGAAAATCGCTTGAACTTCCTCTCGAATCGATTACAGAACTTCGCATGGCGAAAGACTGAAATTTCGCTAATCTGAGCAGAAAATGAAAAGAGCGTGACAGCGGTCGCGCTTTGTCTTTTTGGCTGTCTTTCCAGCAGAATTTTTTAAATTCCCCAGTATGAGTTTTGTCCATCTTCAATTACATTCCGAATTTTCCATTTTGCAGGCGGCTGCACGTTTGGACGATATTTTTGACGCCGCTGCTGCCGATAACGCTCCTGCAGTCGCCCTGACGGATCATGGGACGATGTTTGGAATTTTGGAATTTCAGGAACGTGGCAAAGCTCTCAATAAAAAGCGTAAGGAAAAGGGTCTTCCGCCGATCAAGACGGTTCTCGGCTGCCACATCTACGTGGATACTCCGGGTGCAAACTTTAAGGAACCGGGCGGCTATGAACGCTTGACCCTTTTGGTCGAAAACGAACAGGGCTATTATAACCTTCTCCGTATTGTCAGCTACCGTTACGAGGAATCTAAACGTTGGGAACAGATTCCTTCCGTTCCACTCGAAATCGTCGAGGAACACAAGGAAGGCATTATTGCGATTGCGGGCGATTATGCGAGCCGCTACGGCATCAATGTGACCGCAGGCCGTGATGCACAGGCAAAAACTTACATCGAAACCCTCGATAAAATTTTTGACCACGATCATCTGTATCTTTCGATTTGCGATAACGGAATTTCCGCTCAAAAAACGCTCAACCTGTTTACCGTTGCACTCGCGAAGGAATTGAACCGCGAACTCGTCGCGGTCGGCGACGTGCACTACATTAAGCGGGAAGACGCCGACGCTCACAAGGCTCTCCGTTGCATTTCGCTCGTTGAAAAGTTCAAAGAATTTAACGACAAGCGTTTTCCGACAAATCAGTTCTACTACCGCGCCGAAGCGGAAATGCGAGAACTTTTCCCCGACCATCCGGAAGCGATTGACAATACGGTCAAGATTGCGGACCGTTGCGTCTTTGAAGTCAAAACGGGCATCGGTGATGACTTCTGGCCGCGTTACGAAATTCCGAAAGAATTCCTCGAATCCGAAGAATGCAAAGAAATCTACCGGGTCATGGAAGACGAATACAACAAGGGTTACCCGGAAGCCTTTGAAAAAGCGGCGAAGGAATTCTGCAAAAAGAATAAAGACAAAACAATCGAAACGCTCACGGATGAAGACAAGGATGCCGTGGAAAAGATCATGGAGCACAATAAAACGAGTCGCCACGGTGGCGACGCGGATGCTTACCTGATCCATTTGACGCGCGAACGTTTGCACTGGCGATTCCCTAATGAGAATACGCAGTACCCGAGTCACGATTCGGAAGTCAGCGATCGTATTTACAAGGAATTGAACTGTATTCGAAACATGAACGTCGCAGGTTACCTGCTGATTGTGTGGGATTTCATCAACTGGTCCCGTGAACACGGAATTCCGGTAGGGCCGGGACGTGGTTCTGCAGCAGGTTCCATTGTAACGTACATCATCGGTATTACGAACATCGATCCGCTCAAGTTTGGTCTTCTTTTCGAACGATTCCTGAACCCGGAACGTGTGTCCATGCCGGATATCGATACGGATATTGCGGACCGTGACCGTGGCCGGGTGATCGATTACGTGACGCGTAAATATGGCGCGGATTGCGTGGGCCAGATTATTACTTATGGTATGCTCAAGTCCAAGGCGGTGATTAAAGACGTCGCCCGTGTGCTGAGCATTGACCACCGTGAAGCCGATGCGATCATTAAGCTTTTCCCGCAACGCGTTTTGAACTTTAGCTTGAACGACGCGTGGACGGGCAAAACCAAAAAGGGTGCCCCTGTCGCTCCGGATTATGATCCGGCCCCGCTTCAGGCTTTCATCAACAGTCGAGAATCGTATAAGGAACTTTGGGACATTGCAAAGCGCTTGGAGGATCTTCCGCGCCAGACCGGTGTGCACGCTTGCGGTGTGGTGATTACGCCGACGCCGATTTACAATCTCGCTCCTCTCTACCGTGCCGCTCCGCTGGATACGCCGGTCGTGATGTACGACAAGCACTATTCCGAAACGATCGGCCTGTTGAAAATGGACTTCTTGGGCCTTATCAACTTATCCATCATTCAGGATACGGTAAACCTCGCCAAAAAAACGCGTGGCGTGGACATCGACATGGACAAGGTGCCGACCGACGATAAGGAAACCTTTGAACTTTTGAGTAAGGGCATGACGACAGCGGTGTTCCAGTTTGAATCTCCGGGTATGCAAAAGTACCTGCGTGAACTCAAACCGTCCCGCATCAGCGACTTGATCGCTATGAACGCTCTGTACCGTCCGGGTCCGATTGATCAGATTCCGCACTTTATTGCCCGTAAGCTCGGCAAGGAAGAAATCGACTGCTACCACAAGGACTTGGAACAGGTTCTGGGTGAAACGTACGGCGTGATTGTTTATCAGGAACAGGTGATGCAGCTCGCCCAGATTCTTGGCGGATATTCCTTGGGCGGCGCAGATAACATCCGTCGTATCATGGCGAAGAAGATGCCGGAAAAGATGGCGAAGCTCGAACCGGAATTCTTCCAGAAGTGCTTGGATAATGGCTATGACAAGGCTATGATTCAGAAGGTTTGGAATGCGGTGCTTCCGTTCTGCGGATACGCATTCAACAAGAGTCACGCTGCCGCTTATGCGTATGTGGCTTACCAGACCGCTTACTTGAAAACGCACTTTGGCCCGGAATACATGGCAGCGTCCATGACATCCAAAATGGGCAAGACCGAAGATATTGTGACGATTGTGCAGGAATGTCGTCGCATGAATATCGAAGTGCTCCCGCCCGATATCAACTCGTCTCTCGGCGTGTTCTCGGCAAATGCCGAAGGCAAGGTCGTTTACGGTCTCGCCGGTATTCGTAACGTCGGTCTCCCAGTTATTGAAGACGTGGTCGCCGAACGTGAAGCGCACGGTCCGTACACGACACTCTTTGACCTTTGCAAACGCGTCGCCGATTACCAGGCAGCTCAGCCCGAAAAGCGCCCACCTCTCAACCGTAAAACTCTTGAAAGTTTGATCATGGCAGGCGCCTTTGACAAAATGTCTCCGACTGTGCCGAACCGCCCCACGCTCCTTGCGAGCGTCGAAAAAGCTCTTGAAGTCGCGAACCGTCACCGCAAGGAACAGGATGCGGGCCAAACCTCGCTCTTTGATATGTTCGGCGGCGCTGCTCTCGAAGAAGCTCACATGGACGAAACTTACGAAGACGCTCAGCCATGGGGCCTCATGGAGCTTTTGAACAAGGAACGCGATGTCCTTGGACTTTACCTTTCCGCCCATCCTCTGGATGAATGCCGCCCGGAACTTCGAGGCTTTACCACGAATAGTCTTGCAGAAAGCGAACTGAATGAAATCGTGGAAGCGAATCCGAAATCGATCGTCTGCGTCGGCGGTATCATTACAAAGCTCCGCTCGTTCCAAAGTAAAAAGGACGAGACGAAGACGATGGGCTCGGGAACTTTGCAAGACTTCCAAGGCGAAATCGCGATTTTCTTCCCGCCGGATTCTTGGGAACGTTGCCGCGATCACTTTGGCGAAGATGACCGTGTAATTGTGAAGGGTAAACTTTGCCCGCAAAATCAGGATCCTTCTGCGTTGCAGATCATTGTGGACAAAGCTTTCTCCATCGATGAAGTGCGCACGCGTCTTGTGAACTTTATTCATGTGAACGTTTCTTCGATGGAACTCGTCGATGAAAAGATGACACAGATTTTGGAACGTATGGATATGGCTCAGGCGCTTCCGGGTGAACATGCGGCAGAAATGGTTTTCCACGTGGAAACGGTTTCGGGACATATTCACACGCTCCGCGCTCAGGTGGCAAAAATTGCTTATACGCCGGACTTCTTCGAATGGCTGCAAACGGAATTTGGACCTTCGAACGTTTGGGTCTCGGCAAAGGTCAAGGCTTAAACTTTCATGCGCCCGTACTGGCTTTTTTGCGCAGGCGAAGATTCCGGAGATGTCCTCGGCGAATCCTTAGTCCAGGAAATCCTGGAAAAAGGCTTTGACGCACTCGGGGCGGGCGGAAGGCGGATGGAAGGTGCAGGCCTTTTACCGCTTGTGCCTTTTGACGATTTACCGGTGAATGGATTCGGGGATGTCCTTTTGCATTCCCATCGGCTTGCGAAAAACTTCAAAATATTAAGGCGGGCTTTGCAGAATGAAAACTGCCACGGGCTCGTCGCCGTGGACTATCCAGGCTTTAACTTAAAACTCATGCAGCTTGCGCTTCAAATGGAAAAGCGCGTCATCTACGTAGAGCCTCCGCAGATTTGGGCGTGGAAACCCAAACGCGTCCAAGCCTTCCTTTCTCCAGAAGCCAAAAGGCTCGTGGAATTGCGGGCGCTGTACGATATCGAAATCGAAGCGTACCAAAAGTTCGGCCTGCACGTTCAAAAAATTCCGCATCCACTTTTGCAAAAAAGAAATTCTTTTGCAGAAAAAAATTTTTCTTTAACCGCAAAAGACCGCGCTACGGCTCCGATACTCCTTTTTCCGGGCAGCCGCCTTTCGCAGGCGAAGCGTAACTTGGAACTTTATCGCCGGTTAGCAGATAAATTAACTTCCAAAGGTCAAAATGTCGTCTTTGTCGCTTCTCGAACCGAACTGTTCCGATTCTTGGAAGGGAAATTCTGCGGGAAATTCCGCGTGCAGATTTCCCCGCAATCTGCAGAAGAAAGGTTCGCCCTTCTGCAGTCGGCAAAGTGCGTCGTCAGTGGACCGGGCTCTGCGATGATGGAAGCGTTCCTTGCCAAAACGCCCTGCGTGGCAGCTTCTCGAATCGAACCTCTCACGTTCTGCATGGGAAAGCTTTTCTTAAAGACTAAGCATTTAACGCTTCCGAACATTCAAGCGGATCGGTTACAAAAAGAGGCTTCCATTCCGGAATATGTCCAAAGTGTATTTTCAAATGTCGATGCGCAGGCGACAAAAGTTTTTTGCGCTGTTGAAAAATTCATATTTTTCTAAGCATGTTGTTTACATTAATCGCCATTATATTCTGCTTGGGCTGTTCCGCGTTCTGCTCGTTCACGGAAGCGGCGTTTTACAGTTTTCCTGCGTCGTCTATCGATGTTCTTAAAAAGAAAGGCGCTTTTACAGCGCGTTACATTGAACATGTCAAAACGAATATCGATCGTTATATCGCTTCGGTTTTGATTTTCAACACGGTGGCGAATACGCTCGGCGTTTCGCTGGCCACTTCGCTTGCGATTGCGCATTTTGGAACTTTTGGACAACTCGTTTTCCCGATAATACTCTCCGTTTGCATTTTGCTTTTTGGTGAAATTACGCCGAAGACGATTGGGGTGAAGCAGGCTCGAAAGGTCGGGCCGATGTGCGCTGTGCCGATGTATTACATCACGATTTTCCTCACGTACACGGGGCTGATTAAACTTTGCATGGCGATTACTAAGCACTGGACCAAGGGCAAAAATGAAGAGCCCGAAGTCAGTGTGGAAGACATCAACAGCTTGGTGAATTTGGGCCTTCGCGATGAAATCATCGATGGTCAGCAGGCGGTTGTGATAAAGAACATTCTCGCTTCAAAGTCGGTTCCGGTGCGCAAGGTGATGACTCCGCGTCAGGTAGTGTTTGCACTGCCACAGAACAGCACGATCGGTGAAGAACTCGATAAGATGCCGAACTGGCCTTTTTCCCGTATTCCGGTTTACGATCCGGAAGATAAAGAAAAATGGCTCGGCCTGATTATGCGGCGAGATGTTTACAATTTGGTCGCTGAAGGCAAACGCAACGTTCCGATTAAAAACTTGATGCGTCCGATCCAGTTTATTCCCGACAGTTTGACTTTGGATAAACTTTTAATCCGCTTCTTAAAGCAGCGCGGTCACATTGTCGCGGTTGTGGATGAGTACGGCTCGATTGCGGGCCTCGCTTCGCTCGAAGATGTTTTGGAAGAAATCCTCGGTCGTGAAATCGTCGATGAATTTGACGTTGCCGTGGACTTGCAGGAACACGCTCGCCGTAAGAGCCGAGCCTTGGCATTTGTCAGAGAACATAAAAGGGAAGGTCGTCGCGTATGATGTACGAAATCGCACCGCGTGTGATGCACAACGAATTCCGTGTGCAGTTGCCGAAAACTTCGGATTATGTGATTTATACGGAAAGGAATCTGGTCCTTTTGAAAAAGAATGCGGATTCGTTTGAACTGCCGACGGTTTTGGATGTGCAGACGGTCAACCCGAAGGCTTCTGAAAATTTGCACTATCTGTTTTCGGTTGACGATGAAGCGTTTTTCTCTTGCGATCAAAACTTTGCCCCGAATGCCTCGGACTTTGAACTGGTGAAAGACCGTTTTTTCCGCACGATGCCGAACATGCCGATCGCCTTTGGCGGTGCGGTCGGTTCGCACATTTCGCGTTGGGAACAGTCCAACCGTTTTTGCGGTCACTGCGGAACGCCGATGCAGCGCAAGGCTGATGAGCGCGCCTTTGTCTGCAAGAATTGCGGCAATACCGTTTACGGAAAAATATGCCCTGTCGTGATCGTTTCGGTCACATGGGAAAATAAACTTTTGATGGCGCACAACTTGAACAATCCGGACCGCAAACCGTACTTGATTTCGGGCTTTGTGGACATGGGAGAATCTTTAGAACAGGCTGTGCGTCGTGAAGTCAAGGAAGAAACCGGCGTGGCGGTCAAGAACATTCGCTACATCGGCAGTGAACCTTGGCCGTTCTCCAATTCTCTCATCGCAGGATTTTCGGCGGAACTCGACGGTTCTCCTGAAATTACTGTGCAGGAATCGGAACTGGAATATGCGAAGTGGGTGAACCGTGAAGACATCGGCGAATATACGGGCCGCTTGAGCATTTCTGGAGAAATGATTCAGCGTTTCAAGGCGGGAACTCTTTGATCGATTTCATCGGCGACATCCACGGCCATCGGGAACGGTTAGAAGCTCTGCTGAAAAAGCTCGGCTATTCCGTGGTGAACGGAACTTACTGCCATCCGACGAATACGGCCATCTTCCTCGGGGATTACATCGACCGCGGCCCGGACGCCCGTGGGGCTGTTCGCATTGTCCGCAAAATGGTCGAAGCGGGGACTGCGCAAGCGATTCTCGGCAACCACGAACTGAACGCACTCTACTTTTGGCAAAAAGATCCAAACGGCGGCTACCTCCGCGAACACACGATTAACAAGATCTTGATCCATTCGAAAACGATGGCTTCCTTCCAGCATTATCAGCCGGAATTTTTTGATCATCTCGACTGGTTCCTCTCGCTTCCGCTTTTTATCGAAACGGAAAACTTCCGCGCTCAGCATGCCTGCTTTGACATGGAAAACATTCAGACATTGCGCAGGGAAGGCCTAGAAATCATCGGCAATCAGGAAAATCTTTTCCGCATCCTCGCCAACAAAAAGATTCGCCGTGCCGTAATGGACACGGTCCAAGGTCCAGAAGTGGAACTAGAAAACGGAGCGACTTACCGCGACAGCGAAGAAGTGCTTCGCACCCGCGCCCGCATCAAATGGTGGATGGATCCCAAGGGAAAAACATTGCAAGATCTTTCGTTCCAGCCGGGCGTAAAGATTCCGCCGCAACCGCTTTCCGCCGAAGTCCAGGCTCGCGACTTTTACCGCGAAACGGAACGCCCGGACTTTTTCGGACATTACTGGCTCGAAGGCAAGCCGACACTTTTCCGCTCCAATGTCTGCTGTCTGGATTACAGCATCGCATCGTATAAAGGAACGGGCGTTTTGGCTGCCTATCGCTTTGACGGGGAAACTCATTTAAGCGAAAAGAACTTTTTTTACGTCTAAAAAAGAAGAATGAGTCTTTTGGGGGGTGGAATTCATCAAAATTGTTTGGCCGAAATGGAAGTTGTGTATAAATTAAGGGTATGAAAATGAAAAGACGGATCTTTACATCTTTTTCTTTAGCCTCTTTTGGGCTTGTGACAGCTGCAAATGCTGCAGCGACTTTTTACTACAATCAGGTCGGTTACGATGTGGGCAAACCGGTGACGGTCATTGTCAAAAATACGACCGATCTTTCGGGGACCGCTTTTTCGCTTTTGAAAGACGGTATTGCGGTTTCGACAGGAACGCTTTCGGTAGGCGCAAA
Coding sequences within it:
- a CDS encoding helicase C-terminal domain-containing protein encodes the protein MKPNVYIALDLETTGLDFENDEIIEVALERFENGEPVESKDFLIKPKQTLRPFIASLTGISDADLKDAPDFASVAGQIRQFIGDYPLVAHNAQFDSKFLKNTFGKVGVSIDSNPVLDTLILSRIAYRRIPNHKLETLVKYLNIPRERAHRALPDADACGKLFWMALLEIEKMDSFVRHHLARLAKGTSWESIFDDCVPDHEKLTPLEPETVTSPLSSKERLPRVSEFFEKGGKLSQVIENYSPRSSQLDYAEIVERNMHKGGLSILEAGTGMGKTLAYLVPAALKAATGERVVISTATRTLEEQLCQHDYPAIAPLFGNRVSPVVLKGRGNYICLRKFEEHLMSPDVLLAPDERESFMTLLPWIEHTKTGDGNENTGFNLSRNRLLWSKFSSDASTCLGEKCPFYDKCFGLNARRQAAKANLLFINHSLFLSDLALDFALLPTYDHIVFDEAHRLPTMSHMTFGKMVRFFRLRNITKILVHPKAQDKGLVAELETLLSKANAEASLLDACAKLREATVECEKALHRFFLKLGKKVFKHKPDGFRFAKGILAEYDTDPRPVLDSCNTVKAISEDISSKLRENSAFVLVARNLEGAAMDIGRFAEDFGFITQAGKEDWVFYMEEPGNPHTAILRAIPLYPGNNWSEKFYPWIKSATFTSATLSLQGSFDYYEQRMGMHSPSLAKTKTPFVRTYPSAFDVNAKRRVIIADFLPKPNTSDFQKALDVTLAEILPENKKNALVLFTSIVSMNKVHDALAPCFAEKNKLLLCQNLDGGMDSLVEMFRKKREACLLGCQVFWEGIDLPDNALELLVIPKLPFPNPSDPLIASLADKMKERNENSFKNLYIPEALLELRQGLGRLIRSESDTGTALFFDNRLVHEAYGKSFTRLWDAKHEVAHNLEELKSLLGL
- the dnaE gene encoding DNA polymerase III subunit alpha, with the translated sequence MSFVHLQLHSEFSILQAAARLDDIFDAAAADNAPAVALTDHGTMFGILEFQERGKALNKKRKEKGLPPIKTVLGCHIYVDTPGANFKEPGGYERLTLLVENEQGYYNLLRIVSYRYEESKRWEQIPSVPLEIVEEHKEGIIAIAGDYASRYGINVTAGRDAQAKTYIETLDKIFDHDHLYLSICDNGISAQKTLNLFTVALAKELNRELVAVGDVHYIKREDADAHKALRCISLVEKFKEFNDKRFPTNQFYYRAEAEMRELFPDHPEAIDNTVKIADRCVFEVKTGIGDDFWPRYEIPKEFLESEECKEIYRVMEDEYNKGYPEAFEKAAKEFCKKNKDKTIETLTDEDKDAVEKIMEHNKTSRHGGDADAYLIHLTRERLHWRFPNENTQYPSHDSEVSDRIYKELNCIRNMNVAGYLLIVWDFINWSREHGIPVGPGRGSAAGSIVTYIIGITNIDPLKFGLLFERFLNPERVSMPDIDTDIADRDRGRVIDYVTRKYGADCVGQIITYGMLKSKAVIKDVARVLSIDHREADAIIKLFPQRVLNFSLNDAWTGKTKKGAPVAPDYDPAPLQAFINSRESYKELWDIAKRLEDLPRQTGVHACGVVITPTPIYNLAPLYRAAPLDTPVVMYDKHYSETIGLLKMDFLGLINLSIIQDTVNLAKKTRGVDIDMDKVPTDDKETFELLSKGMTTAVFQFESPGMQKYLRELKPSRISDLIAMNALYRPGPIDQIPHFIARKLGKEEIDCYHKDLEQVLGETYGVIVYQEQVMQLAQILGGYSLGGADNIRRIMAKKMPEKMAKLEPEFFQKCLDNGYDKAMIQKVWNAVLPFCGYAFNKSHAAAYAYVAYQTAYLKTHFGPEYMAASMTSKMGKTEDIVTIVQECRRMNIEVLPPDINSSLGVFSANAEGKVVYGLAGIRNVGLPVIEDVVAEREAHGPYTTLFDLCKRVADYQAAQPEKRPPLNRKTLESLIMAGAFDKMSPTVPNRPTLLASVEKALEVANRHRKEQDAGQTSLFDMFGGAALEEAHMDETYEDAQPWGLMELLNKERDVLGLYLSAHPLDECRPELRGFTTNSLAESELNEIVEANPKSIVCVGGIITKLRSFQSKKDETKTMGSGTLQDFQGEIAIFFPPDSWERCRDHFGEDDRVIVKGKLCPQNQDPSALQIIVDKAFSIDEVRTRLVNFIHVNVSSMELVDEKMTQILERMDMAQALPGEHAAEMVFHVETVSGHIHTLRAQVAKIAYTPDFFEWLQTEFGPSNVWVSAKVKA
- a CDS encoding hemolysin family protein, translating into MLFTLIAIIFCLGCSAFCSFTEAAFYSFPASSIDVLKKKGAFTARYIEHVKTNIDRYIASVLIFNTVANTLGVSLATSLAIAHFGTFGQLVFPIILSVCILLFGEITPKTIGVKQARKVGPMCAVPMYYITIFLTYTGLIKLCMAITKHWTKGKNEEPEVSVEDINSLVNLGLRDEIIDGQQAVVIKNILASKSVPVRKVMTPRQVVFALPQNSTIGEELDKMPNWPFSRIPVYDPEDKEKWLGLIMRRDVYNLVAEGKRNVPIKNLMRPIQFIPDSLTLDKLLIRFLKQRGHIVAVVDEYGSIAGLASLEDVLEEILGREIVDEFDVAVDLQEHARRKSRALAFVREHKREGRRV